Part of the Sphingopyxis sp. 113P3 genome, ACGAAGGCGGGGGCGGCTGCCGGTTCGCCGCCGCCCCCGGCTTTGAACAGGCGCTCGCTAAGCACGGGATCAGGCCGAGCGATCGAAGTGACCTGCTCGCAATGCTTCTCGCCAATGCCACGATCGAGCTTGCCGACGGGCTGTCGCGTGCCGGGCTTCCCCCACAGGATGCGGACGAGCTGGTCGCCGCCGCAGCGCTGCGCGTCACACCCGCCTATGTCCGCGATCTGCGCGCGGCGCCAATGAAGCTCACCTCGCTCGACGACGTCTTCGCCTGCCGCGCTCTTGGCATAAACGCCGCCTACGTCCGTGAGCTGGCGGGCGCGGGCTATACCGATCTCTCGCTTGAGGATGTTATTTCGATGAAGGCGCTCGGCGTCACCGGCGACTATGCCCGGCGGATGAATGCAGCCGCGGCGGAGGTGAGCCAGTGAGAATCGCCGCCAGCCTGCTCACCATAGCTGCCCTTCTTTTTGTCCAACCCGCGCGCGCGCAAGACGCTCCGGCGAGCGGCGATGCGCCGCTGCCTGAAGCCGCAAGGAGCGCAACGCTCGCGAAAGCGCTTGCGGGGAAAGTCTATACTCCCGCTGACTTTGTCCGATATGCGCCGCGCAACGCCCTTGACATGCTGAACCAGGTTCCCGGTTTTGCGATACGCGAGACCGAGACGGTGCGGGGACTGGGACAGGCGACAGGGAACGTGCTGTTCAACGGCGCGCGGCCCTCGACCAAATCGGACACGATCGCCACCCAGTTGACGCGCATCCCCGCCGCCAACGTCGAGCGGATCGAGATTGTCGACGGCGCGAGCCTCGATCTTCCGGGCCTTTCAGGGCAGGTTGCGAACATCGTCTTTCGCGCCGACAGCTTCTCCGGGCAATTCTCCTGGAAACCCGAATTCCGGGCGCATTACACCGACCCCCTGTTCACCCGGGCCGATATTTCGGTGCGGGGGCGCAAGGGTGATCTTGAATATGAGCTTGGCATCAACAACGACACGAGTTCGCGCAGCGGTGCGGGTGGCGGCACCGTCATCACCGACGGCACGGGCGCGGTCCTCGAGCACCGCAAGGACATCTGGAATACCCATTATGACACGCCCAAGCTCTCCGCCAAGCTGACCTGGGACCCCGCGGGCGACAGCATCGCAAATCTTGGAGCGCATGTTCAGCGCCGCTGGTATCGCTATGACGAAGCCGGCGCCTGGAGAGCGCCCGGCGGGCTCGATCGCCTCCGGACCGTGCGCGAGACCGAGACGACCTGGAATTACGAGCTTGGCGGGGATTATCAGTTCGGCCTCGGCGCCGGAAAGCTCAAGCTGATCGGTCTTCGCCGGTTCAGCCACGAGCCGGTGTCCCAGGAGGTGGTCCTACGCCCCACCGACGGCTCGCCCGCGAGCGGCGATCGCTTCACCCAGACAGGCGACGTCGGCGAAACAATCGCCCGGGGAGAATATGACTGGAAGATGCTCGGCGGCGACTGGCAGCTATCGGGCGAGGCGGCCTTCAACACACTGCGGAGCGTTGCACGGCTCTACACGCTTGACCCGGCCAACGACGATTTCGCCGAACTGCCCTTCCCGCAAGGCACGGGCGGGGTGAGCGAAGACCGCTATGAGGCTCTCCTCAGCTTCGGCCGCAAACTCACGGACAAGCTATCCTTCCAGCTCGTCGCGGGGGCCGAGCACTCGACCTTGACCCAGGACGGTGCAAACGGGCTCGAACGCAGCTTCTTCCGGCCCAAGGGATCGCTGACCCTTGCCTGGATCCCCACCGCGGGTCTCGATCTGTCGCTCAAGGCACAGCGACAGATCGAGCAGCTCGATTTCTACGACTTTCTGGCGCGCGCTTTCCTCAATGACGACAACAACAACGTCGGAAACGCCGACCTGCGCCCGCAGCAGAACTGGCGCTTCGAGTTCGAGGCGAACAAATCGCTCGGCCGGTGGGGGTCGACCAAGCTTCAACTCGTCTATGTCGATGCGGAGGATTTCGTCGATGTCGTTCCGGTCGACGGGGGCGAGTCGGTCGGCAATATCGCCAAGGCATGGGCGGCAGCGGTCGCGTGGTCGGCGACGATCAATCTCGACCCTGCAGGACTGAAGGGCGTGAAGATCGACCTGAGCGTCGACATCGAGAAATCGGGGCTGCGCGACCCCTTTACCGGCGAGACGCGCCAATGGAGCGGGTTTCAGGATCGCTCGGCGGAGTTCTCGCTTCGCCATGACATTCCCGCGAGCAACTGGGCCTGGGGTGCCACGGCCGTCTACGGTCGCTACCAGCCCAATTACCGGCGCAATGAGGTCAACCGCACGTGGGAGGGCCCGGTGTTCGCTTCGCTGTTCGTCGAGAACAAGGATGTCATGGGAATGACCGTGCGCGCCGAGCTCTCCAATGCGATCGACGCGCGGTCCCGGCGCGAGAGGACGGTATACGAAGGTCTGCGGGGGGAAAGTCCGATTGCCTTCCACGAAAGCCGCGACCGACTGATCGGGCCGATCTTCAAATTCTCGGTGCGCGGGAAATTCTAGCGGTGATCGGCCCGCCCTGAGAAACCAACGTCCTGCCCCCTCGCGCAGTTGACGCGCGGTTGGGCGCAGTCACAAGCGGACTCGAGGCGGTCGCCCGGATCAAATGGCCCGGAACGCCCAATTTTCCAGACAGGGCGTTTATTCGGATATGAGTTTCTTCCATCGCTTCGGGGCGGCGTCGCACGGCATGGCCATCGACCTCGGCACGGTCAACACGGTCGTTTATGTCCGGGACAAGGGGATTGTGCTCAACGAGCCTTCGGTCGTCGCGCTCGAAACGCGCGACGGGGTGCGGCGGGTCAAGGTCGTCGGCAATGAAGCCAAGCTCATGATGGGCAAGACTCCGGCCAATATCCAGGCGATCCGCCCGCTGCGCGACGGCGTCATCGCCGATATCGATGTCGCCGAACAGATGATCAAGCATTTCATCACCAAGGTGATGGACGGGCAGAGCCGCTTTCGGCAGCGTAGCCAGGTTGTGATCTGCGTGCCCTCGGGATCGACGATGGTCGAGCGCCGCGCGATCCGGGACGCAGCTTCCAATGCGGGCGCGCTCACTGTCCAGCTTATCGAGGAATCGCTCGCCGCCGCGATCGGCGCCGGGCTGCAAGTCGCGGAGCCGATGGGCGAGATGGTCGTCGACATCGGCGGCGGGACGACCGAGGTCGCGGTGCTCTCGCTGGGCGGCATCGCCTACAGCAATTCGGTACGGGTCGGGGGCGACAAGATGGATGACATGATTTCCTCCTACATTCGCCGCAAACATAATCTGATGGTCGGCGAGATGACCGCCGAGCGGGTCAAGCTCACCATCGGCTGCGCCGTAGCGCCCGAGGGCAGCGGGCTGGTCATGGGCGTGAAGGGCCGCGACCTTGTGAACGGTCGTCCCGCCGAGGTCCGGGTGTCCGAGGCCGAAGTGGCCGAAGCTCTTGCCGAGCCGGTGGGCCAGATCGTCAGCGCCGTGCGTGCGGCGCTCGAACAGACCCCGCCTGAACTCGCAGCCGACATCATCGACGCCGGCATCACGCTGACGGGCGGGGGCGCACTGCTCCGCCGGATTGACGAGGCGATCGCCAAGGCGACGGGTCTCGACGTCCGGGTTGCCGACGATGCGCTGATGTGCGTGGCAAAGGGCGCAGGGCATGCCCTTGAGAACAGCACCTATCGCAATGTTCTGATCGCAGCCTGACCTTCAAAGCCTAGGTGTACGCATCGATTGCGGCGAGGTGGCGAGCACGCTCATCCTCCTCGAGAAACGATCCTGAAAAGCTGTTGCGCGCCAGCGTGACAAGTTCGGCGCGTGACAGGTCGAGCGCATCGGCGACAGCCTGATAATTGGCGTTCACATACCCCCCGAAATAGGAAGGATCGTCCGAATTGACCGTCGCGGCGAGTCCGGCTTCAAGCATCCGCCGGAGCGGGTGCGCCGCCATGTCATCGACGACGCGGAGCTTGAGATTTGAAAGCGGGCAGACGGTGAGGCACACCCCTGCGTCGGCGAGGCGGCGAACAAGCGCGGGATCCTCGAGGCTACGGTTGCCATGGTCGATCCGGTCGACCTTGAGAAAGTCGAGTGCTTCTTCCACATAGGCAGGTGGACCTTCTTCGCCGGCATGCGCGACAAGCTTCAATCCCAAAGAGCGCGCGAGGGCGAAGACCCGCGCGAACTTCGAGGGCGGATGGCCGACCTCCGACGAATCGAGCCCGACGCCGTCGATGCGCGCGATAAAGGGCAGCGCAGCATCGAGCGTCGCCTCGGCGTCCGCCTCGCTGAGATGACGAAGAAAGCAGAGGATCAGTTTCGAGGTCAGACCGTGCTGCTCGCGCGCCTCATCGAGCGCGCGGGCAATGCCTGCGATCACGGTCTCGAAGGCGACCCCGCGCTCGGTATGCCCCTGCGGATCGAAAAAAATCTCGACGTGGCGGACATTGTCTGCACGCGCGCGGGCGAGATACGCGGCCGTGAGTTCGTAGAAATCCTCTTCGGTGACGAGAACGCTCATTCCCTGGTAATAGATGTCGAGAAAATCCTGGAGGTTCGAAAAGGCATAGGCCTCGCGTACTTCCTCGACGCTCGCGAAGGGAATGGCGACGCCGTTGCGCTGCGCGAGCCTGAACATGAGCGCGGGTTCGAGCGAGCCTTCGATATGGAGATGCAGCTCCGCCTTAGGGAGCTCTGCGATGAACGCCGCCCGCTCGGCGGCCGAGGCAAAGCCGTCAGCCATGGGATGCCTTCTCCTCACGAAGAATAATCGCTGCCTCAGGCTTGTGGCGGCGGATTTCGTCGACCGACAGGCCGTGGAATTCGTGCGGAAAGATCAGCCAGCGGTCGGTCTCGTGAACGAAAAAGTCGGGAGCGAGGTCGGTGACGTTGCGGCGCGGCTTGTACCAGACGGTCGCAATGCGGATGTCGCGCGGCATATTATGGCGGCAGCGCGCCCGTAGTTCGCCCAGAAAGGCTCGGATGCTCCGCCCCGAATCGAACACGTCGTCGATGATGAGAAGGCGGTCGTCGGGGTTGAGCGTGTCGATCAGATAACCGAGCGCAAACACCTTCACTTCAGAGTCCTGCCGGTCGATATCATGGTAGGAAGAGGTACGGATCGCGATATGGTCGCAAGGCCGCCCGTGATAGTCGAGCAGTTCCTGGACCGCGATTCCGACCGGCGCGCCGCCGCGCCAGATGCCGACAAGATGGGTCGGCGCAAAGCCGCTTTCGAGGATCTGCATGCCGAGGCGCAGCGAATCGGCGAGCAGGCTGTTCGCGTCGATGTAGATTTTCCTGTCGTCGCTCATGACCCGCGGTTTAGGCCTGCCCCGCTCCGCTCGCAAGCTGAGCCCGTCAAACGGTCAGCACGATCTTTCCGACATGCGCGCCGGCCTGCATCCGCATATGGGCAGCGGCAGCTTCGGCGAGCGGGAAAACCTCGTCCATCGCGGGCTTCCACGCGCCTTCGCAGAGCAGCGGCCAGACGGCGCGGTGGATCTCGTCGGCGAGCGCAGCCTTGAACTCGGCGCTGCGCGCGCGCAGCGTCGAACCGGTCAGCGTCAGACGCCGCCGCATCACGTCCGACATGTCGATTTCCGCCTTCGCGCCGCGCTGAAAGGCGATGCTGACGTGGCGGCCATCCTCTGCGAGCGCTGCAAGGTTGCGCGGCACATAATCGCCGCCGACCATGTCGAGCACAGCATCGACCCCGCGTCCGCGGGTAAAGGCCTTCGCCGCGGCGACATAATCCTCGTTCGAATAATCGACGGCGAGGTCGGCGCCGAGCGCGCGCGCCGCCTCGCACTTTTCCGCACTGCCGCAGGTCACGACAGTTCGGATGTCGAACAGGCGGCAGAGCCCGATCGCGGTGGTGCCGATGCCGCTGGTACCGCCATGGACGAGCACCGTGTCCCCTTCCTTCACCCAGGCGCGCTCGAAGAGGTTGTGCCAGACCGTAAACATCGTCTCGGGCAGCGCCGCAGCCTCGGCCATCGAAAAGCCCTTGGGCACCGGCAGGCAGCTTCCTGCCGGCGCGACGCAATATTCGGCATAGCCGCCGCCAGCGACGAGCGCGCACACGGCTTGCCCCATGAGTTCCGGGTCGCCCCCCGGGCCGATCGCGGCGACGGTGCCTGCAACCTCAAGCCCTGGCAGGTCGGACGCGCCCGGCGGCGGCGGATAATATCCCATGCGCTGCAGCACGTCGGGGCGATTGACCCCGGCGGCCGAAACGCGAATCAGCACCTCGCCGGGACCGGGGCGCGGCACGGCGCGCGTCTCGGACAAGAGAACCTCTGGCCCGCCCGGTTCGCTGATGGCGACGGCGGTCATCCGTTCGGGCAGGCTGGTCACCCTATTTCCCCCACTTTGCATATATTTCTCGATTGGCGCGCCTTATTGACAGGCGAGGCGCGCGGGTCAACAGTCGCGCGCTTTCGAAATGCAGGGACCAGCGAGAAAGGACACGCCATGGACGATGACGACCTTCCCCGCCGCCAGGGCGACGCGCTCGCGGCCCTGACCCGCCAGCCGCTGGACCCGCTGTCCCTCGACGAACTCGACGAGCGTATTGCCGTGCTCCAGGCGGAAATCGAGCGCGTCCGGGCGCACAAGGCCGCCGCGGGAAGTTTCAAGGCGAGCGCGGAGGCGCTGTTCAGGAAGGGGTAGTTACCCCGCCGGACGCATCCGCACGAGAAGCTTGTCCTTGAGGACATAGTGGTGGAAGAGCGCGGCGGCGGCATGGAGGCCGATCAGCCAATATCCGATCGTGCCACCCAATTCGTGGAGCGCCTCGATCGTCTCGGCGAGACCCTCGTTCGGGGCGATGAGCGGCGGCAGCTCAATACCGAAAAACGGGATGGGTTTTCCATCGGCGCTCAGGATGAGCCAGCCGGCGAGCGGCATGCCGATCATGAGCAGATAAAGAGCAGAATGGGTCAGACCCGCGGTCCACCGCCGCCAGGCAGGTTCCGCCAGGGGTGCCGGTGCCGGCCAGACCAGCCGCGCCCCTATCCGGATCCACACGAGCGCGAAGACCAGGAGGCCGAGCATGAAATGCCATTGCTTGAACTCCTCGCGGATGTCGCTGCCTTTTGGCCAGAACTCCCTGAACTCGATCGCCGCATAGACGGCGGTTATGACGAGCAGCATCAGCCAGTGAAGCAGGATCGATGCCTGGGCATAATGTCCGGAGTGGTTGGCAGCTTTCATGGAATTTTCTCCCTCGCGCCACGCACCACAATATTGCCCTTCGGGCATTGATCCTGATCAACGCTGGCGGCGATCGAGGCGCCGGACCTCCGCCTTCGCCCAGCGGTCAATTTCCCAACGAAGCGTTAACCATAGTGCAAGCCTGATATCCTATTTTAGCTCCTGCCTCCGCTTTTCCCTTGCGGCGGGGCGGCGGCATCGCCACCTTAGCGTCCTAGGGGCGGCCTCTCCCCGGCTCGTCCCGCAAGGAGAACGACCATGCCGTCCTTTTCGGAGTCCCTCGAAAAGACCCTGCACAACGCGCTGAAAGCCGCGTCCGAGCGTCACCACGAATATGCGACGCTCGAGCATCTGCTCTATGCGCTGATCGACGATGATCACGCAGCAGAGGTCATGCGCGCCTGCGGTGTCACGCTCGACGATCTCCAGTCGGCGGTGGTCCATTATCTCGACACCGAACTCGATAGCCTGAAGGTGGAAGGACACAGCGACCCCAGCCCCACCAGCGGTTTCCAGCGCGTCGTCCAGCGTGCCATTCTGCACGTCCAGTCCTCGGGCAAGGATGAGGTGACGGGCGCCAACGTCCTCGTTGCGCTTTTTTCCGAACGCGAAAGCTATGCGGTCTATTTCCTCCAGCAGCAGGATCTGACCCGCCTCGACGCCGTCTCCTATCTCAGCCACGGCGTCGGCAAGGGCGGCAAGCCCGCCGCGCAGGCGGAACCTGAAGAAAAGGAAGAAGCGAAAGACAAGGAGGGTGCGAAGAACAAGAAGGAAACCGCGCTCGACCAGTTCACCGTCAACCTCAACGAGAAGGCGAAGGGCGGCAAGGTCGATCCGCTGATCGGCCGCAGCGCCGAGGTCGACCGCACGATCCAGATCCTCTGCCGCCGCAGCAAGAACAACCCGCTTTATGTGGGCGACCCGGGCGTTGGCAAGACCGCGATCGCCGAGGGACTCGCGCGCAAGATCGTCGAGGGCGACGTGCCCGAGGTTCTGAAGGAAGCGGTAATCTATTCGCTCGATATGGGCGCGCTCCTCGCCGGTACGCGTTACCGCGGCGATTTCGAGGAGCGGCTGAAACAGGTCGTGTCCGAACTCGAAGGTCTGCCGCACGCGATCCTCTTCATCGACGAGATCCACACGGTCATTGGTGCCGGGGCCACCAGCGGCGGCGCGATGGACGCCTCGAACCTGTTGAAACCCGCGCTATCGGGGGGCGTCATCCGCTGCATCGGGTCGACGACCTACAAGGAGTTTCGCAATCACTTCGAGAAGGACCGCGCGCTGCTGCGCCGTTTCCAGAAGATCGACGTCATCGAACCGAGCCTTGAAGACACGAAGAAGATTCTCGCCGGGCTGCGCGAAGCGTTCGAGAGGCATCACAACGTCAAATATACGAACGACGCCATCAACGCCGCGGTCGACCTCTCGGCGCGCTACATCAACGACCGAAAGCTCCCCGACAAGGCGATCGACGTGATCGACGAAGTCGGCGCGATGCAGATGCTGGTGCCGCCTTCGAAGCGGCGCAAGACGATCACGGCCAAGGAGATTGAGGCCGTGATCGCGACCATGGCGCGCATCCCGCCCAAATCGGTGTCGAGCGACGACAAGCGGGTGCTCGAAACGCTCGAAACCGACCTCAAGCGCGTAGTGTTCGGCCAGAATGTCGCAATCGAGGTCCTGTCTTCGGCGATCAAGCTGAGCCGCGCAGGCCTGCGCGATCCCGAAAAGCCGATCGGCAACTATCTCTTCTCGGGTCCCACCGGCGTCGGCAAGACCGAGGTTGCAAAGCAGCTGGCGCACCTGCTCGGCATTCCGCTCCAGCGCTTTGACATGTCGGAATATATGGAGCGGCACAGCGTGTCGCGTCTGATCGGCGCGCCTCCGGGCTATGTCGGCTACGACCAGGGCGGACTCCTGACTGATGCGATCGACCAGAATCCGCATTGCGTACTGCTGCTCGACGAGATCGAGAAGGCACACCCCGACCTGTTCAATATCCTCTTGCAGGTGATGGATCACGGCCGGCTGACCGACCATCACGGCAAGACGGTCGATTTTCGCAACGTCATCCTCATCATGACGACCAACGCGGGCGCGAGCGACATGGCGCGCGAGTCGATCGGGTTTGGCCAGGCGACGCGCGAGGATGCGCAGGAGGAAGCGGTGAAGAACCTCTTCACCCCGGAGTTCCGCAACCGCCTCGATGCGATCGTGCCGTTCGGCTATCTGCCGCCCGAGGTCGTTGCGCGTGTGGTCGACAAGTTCATCCTCGAACTTGAGCTCCAGCTCGCCGATCGCAACGTCCACATCCAGCTCGACGAGGCGGCGCGCGGGTGGCTGACCACGAAAGGCTATGACAAGCTCTATGGTGCGCGCCCGATGGGCCGCCTGATCCAGGAAAAGATCAAGCAGCCGCTCGCCGAGGAACTGCTCTTCGGCAAGCTCGTCCACGGCGGCGAGGTCAAGGTGAAGATGAAGGAGGGCGAGGACGCCAAGGTCGGCAACCCCCTCACCTTCGAAATTACCCCCGCGCCGCCCAAGGGCGGCAAGGGCAAGGCGAAGGGCAAGGCCGAAAAAGTAGCAGAATGACGGAGAGCCATTGGCGCGTCAGATGGGGCTGCTGAGAACATCATGGTCGATGAGCGGGATATTCTGCACGCCTTGGCGTCTGTCCAATGAGATGCCGATATGGAGGTTGCTCGCACGCGTATGGAGCGCTGAAAGTCGGAGCCTGAGACGCGCGCCAGGTGGATGGCCCGCCAAACCCCTCCCCTTCCGGGGGAGGGGCTTCGGCGCTTGCAGAGCTAGCTTTTTGACCCTCTGGCGCCTATATCATCCCCATGTACGATTATGTATCTGTAACGACCGCCGATGCTGCGGCCCCGACCCCCGTGCGCGACGGCACGATCAAGCTGCACGATGAGGCGGGTTTTGCCGGTATGCGCAAGGCGGGCCGGCTGTCCGCCGAGATTCTCGACGCGCTCGTCCCCTTCATACGGCCCGGCGTGACGACCGCGGCGATCGACGAGCTTGTCCGCACAATGATGCTGGCGGGCGGCGGGATCCCCGCCACGCTCGGCTATCGCGGCTTTACCCACAGCTGTTGCACCAGCATCAACCATGTTGTCTGTCACGGAATTCCTGACGACAAGCCGCTGCGCGAGGGCGACATCATCAATGTCGACGTCACCAGCATCGTTGACGGATGGCACGGCGACACCAGCCGCATGTATCTCGTCGGCGAGGTGCCAATCAAGGCGCGGCGACTCGT contains:
- a CDS encoding TonB-dependent receptor plug domain-containing protein, whose protein sequence is MRIAASLLTIAALLFVQPARAQDAPASGDAPLPEAARSATLAKALAGKVYTPADFVRYAPRNALDMLNQVPGFAIRETETVRGLGQATGNVLFNGARPSTKSDTIATQLTRIPAANVERIEIVDGASLDLPGLSGQVANIVFRADSFSGQFSWKPEFRAHYTDPLFTRADISVRGRKGDLEYELGINNDTSSRSGAGGGTVITDGTGAVLEHRKDIWNTHYDTPKLSAKLTWDPAGDSIANLGAHVQRRWYRYDEAGAWRAPGGLDRLRTVRETETTWNYELGGDYQFGLGAGKLKLIGLRRFSHEPVSQEVVLRPTDGSPASGDRFTQTGDVGETIARGEYDWKMLGGDWQLSGEAAFNTLRSVARLYTLDPANDDFAELPFPQGTGGVSEDRYEALLSFGRKLTDKLSFQLVAGAEHSTLTQDGANGLERSFFRPKGSLTLAWIPTAGLDLSLKAQRQIEQLDFYDFLARAFLNDDNNNVGNADLRPQQNWRFEFEANKSLGRWGSTKLQLVYVDAEDFVDVVPVDGGESVGNIAKAWAAAVAWSATINLDPAGLKGVKIDLSVDIEKSGLRDPFTGETRQWSGFQDRSAEFSLRHDIPASNWAWGATAVYGRYQPNYRRNEVNRTWEGPVFASLFVENKDVMGMTVRAELSNAIDARSRRERTVYEGLRGESPIAFHESRDRLIGPIFKFSVRGKF
- a CDS encoding rod shape-determining protein gives rise to the protein MSFFHRFGAASHGMAIDLGTVNTVVYVRDKGIVLNEPSVVALETRDGVRRVKVVGNEAKLMMGKTPANIQAIRPLRDGVIADIDVAEQMIKHFITKVMDGQSRFRQRSQVVICVPSGSTMVERRAIRDAASNAGALTVQLIEESLAAAIGAGLQVAEPMGEMVVDIGGGTTEVAVLSLGGIAYSNSVRVGGDKMDDMISSYIRRKHNLMVGEMTAERVKLTIGCAVAPEGSGLVMGVKGRDLVNGRPAEVRVSEAEVAEALAEPVGQIVSAVRAALEQTPPELAADIIDAGITLTGGGALLRRIDEAIAKATGLDVRVADDALMCVAKGAGHALENSTYRNVLIAA
- a CDS encoding adenosine deaminase, with the translated sequence MADGFASAAERAAFIAELPKAELHLHIEGSLEPALMFRLAQRNGVAIPFASVEEVREAYAFSNLQDFLDIYYQGMSVLVTEEDFYELTAAYLARARADNVRHVEIFFDPQGHTERGVAFETVIAGIARALDEAREQHGLTSKLILCFLRHLSEADAEATLDAALPFIARIDGVGLDSSEVGHPPSKFARVFALARSLGLKLVAHAGEEGPPAYVEEALDFLKVDRIDHGNRSLEDPALVRRLADAGVCLTVCPLSNLKLRVVDDMAAHPLRRMLEAGLAATVNSDDPSYFGGYVNANYQAVADALDLSRAELVTLARNSFSGSFLEEDERARHLAAIDAYT
- a CDS encoding phosphoribosyltransferase; translation: MSDDRKIYIDANSLLADSLRLGMQILESGFAPTHLVGIWRGGAPVGIAVQELLDYHGRPCDHIAIRTSSYHDIDRQDSEVKVFALGYLIDTLNPDDRLLIIDDVFDSGRSIRAFLGELRARCRHNMPRDIRIATVWYKPRRNVTDLAPDFFVHETDRWLIFPHEFHGLSVDEIRRHKPEAAIILREEKASHG
- a CDS encoding NAD(P)H-quinone oxidoreductase — protein: MTSLPERMTAVAISEPGGPEVLLSETRAVPRPGPGEVLIRVSAAGVNRPDVLQRMGYYPPPPGASDLPGLEVAGTVAAIGPGGDPELMGQAVCALVAGGGYAEYCVAPAGSCLPVPKGFSMAEAAALPETMFTVWHNLFERAWVKEGDTVLVHGGTSGIGTTAIGLCRLFDIRTVVTCGSAEKCEAARALGADLAVDYSNEDYVAAAKAFTRGRGVDAVLDMVGGDYVPRNLAALAEDGRHVSIAFQRGAKAEIDMSDVMRRRLTLTGSTLRARSAEFKAALADEIHRAVWPLLCEGAWKPAMDEVFPLAEAAAAHMRMQAGAHVGKIVLTV
- a CDS encoding DUF1192 domain-containing protein, encoding MDDDDLPRRQGDALAALTRQPLDPLSLDELDERIAVLQAEIERVRAHKAAAGSFKASAEALFRKG
- a CDS encoding cytochrome b, whose translation is MKAANHSGHYAQASILLHWLMLLVITAVYAAIEFREFWPKGSDIREEFKQWHFMLGLLVFALVWIRIGARLVWPAPAPLAEPAWRRWTAGLTHSALYLLMIGMPLAGWLILSADGKPIPFFGIELPPLIAPNEGLAETIEALHELGGTIGYWLIGLHAAAALFHHYVLKDKLLVRMRPAG
- the clpA gene encoding ATP-dependent Clp protease ATP-binding subunit ClpA; this encodes MPSFSESLEKTLHNALKAASERHHEYATLEHLLYALIDDDHAAEVMRACGVTLDDLQSAVVHYLDTELDSLKVEGHSDPSPTSGFQRVVQRAILHVQSSGKDEVTGANVLVALFSERESYAVYFLQQQDLTRLDAVSYLSHGVGKGGKPAAQAEPEEKEEAKDKEGAKNKKETALDQFTVNLNEKAKGGKVDPLIGRSAEVDRTIQILCRRSKNNPLYVGDPGVGKTAIAEGLARKIVEGDVPEVLKEAVIYSLDMGALLAGTRYRGDFEERLKQVVSELEGLPHAILFIDEIHTVIGAGATSGGAMDASNLLKPALSGGVIRCIGSTTYKEFRNHFEKDRALLRRFQKIDVIEPSLEDTKKILAGLREAFERHHNVKYTNDAINAAVDLSARYINDRKLPDKAIDVIDEVGAMQMLVPPSKRRKTITAKEIEAVIATMARIPPKSVSSDDKRVLETLETDLKRVVFGQNVAIEVLSSAIKLSRAGLRDPEKPIGNYLFSGPTGVGKTEVAKQLAHLLGIPLQRFDMSEYMERHSVSRLIGAPPGYVGYDQGGLLTDAIDQNPHCVLLLDEIEKAHPDLFNILLQVMDHGRLTDHHGKTVDFRNVILIMTTNAGASDMARESIGFGQATREDAQEEAVKNLFTPEFRNRLDAIVPFGYLPPEVVARVVDKFILELELQLADRNVHIQLDEAARGWLTTKGYDKLYGARPMGRLIQEKIKQPLAEELLFGKLVHGGEVKVKMKEGEDAKVGNPLTFEITPAPPKGGKGKAKGKAEKVAE
- the map gene encoding type I methionyl aminopeptidase, producing the protein MYDYVSVTTADAAAPTPVRDGTIKLHDEAGFAGMRKAGRLSAEILDALVPFIRPGVTTAAIDELVRTMMLAGGGIPATLGYRGFTHSCCTSINHVVCHGIPDDKPLREGDIINVDVTSIVDGWHGDTSRMYLVGEVPIKARRLVEVTYECLMLGIEQAKPGNRMGDVAHAIQSHAERHRYSVVRDFCGHGLGQMFHDAPEVVHAGRPGTGPELRPGMFFTIEPMINTGKYAVKMLPDGWTAVTRDRSLSAQFEHSIGITEDGCEIFTASPQGLNAPPWQ